A genomic window from Purpureocillium takamizusanense chromosome 2, complete sequence includes:
- a CDS encoding Alkaline phosphatase (SECRETED:SignalP(1-22~SECRETED:cutsite=ASA-SF~SECRETED:prob=0.6512)~COG:P~EggNog:ENOG503NV06), with protein sequence MRSFAFLSAAAGLLAAATTASASFDGNINYGSPSRRHASLGIDVAKVERRSLKRGNVAHTADQLSFTHGVASGDPWPESVILWTRIAPSNESDQSDVPVAGTAPLYDHETEKYIKADPNPICVEWKVFKSKCANDTHVNVVAKGKAYTTSDIDYTVKVEAKGLKPLTKYWYQFAVCGSDNKSPIGRTKTAPEHHDDVSKLSFAVFSCSNFPNGYFNAYGNAARKDKHDYVIHLGDYIYETGKGGERATKPTGTIFTLGDYRTRHGLYRSDADLQLLSKNFPWIPTWDDHEFANNGYRDGFSGLNNTEESFLNDGPKTGPKVTVDSRKVNAVRAYFEWMPIRQTDLDDGLRVWRSFQMGKLLDLIILDTRNYDRSITSLGWNDHYIDLIHDDPSRTLMGSRQENWFYRSLSESQNRGAKWRIVGNQIVFSRILENDSGSVSGDNWSGYIANRNRTLQHLYDNGITNNIFLAGDSHQNWVSDITWLGNKPYNKDSGEGAVGVEFAGTAVTSSGQKGPIEPAAGDYARGMIARNDEMQWQEGYYRGYFILTVAPDQATAQFYGSPSVATRNSWDIPLANFTVKAGTNHLARPIAGGKVESGAIRGGEVKHTNLTLNTDTKEWKVIGFEKMFI encoded by the exons ATGCGGTCCTTTGCCTTCCtttccgcggcggccggcctactggcggcggccaccaccgcctccgccagctTCGACGGCAACATCAACTACGGCagcccgtcgcgccgccacgccagcctcggcatcgacgtcgccaaggTCGAGCGCCGCTCCTTGAAGCGCGGCAACGTCGCCCACACGGCCGATCAGCTGAGCTTCACCCACGGCGTTGCCTCTGGCGACCCCTGGCCCGAGAGCGTCATCCTCTGGACGCGCATCGCGCCCTCCAACGAGTCGGACCAGAGCGAcgtccccgtcgccggcaccgccccCCTCTACGACCACGAGACGGAAAAGTATATCAAGGCGGACCCGAACCCCATCTGCGTCGAGTGGAAGGTCTTCAAGAGCAAGTGCGCCAACGACACTCacgtcaacgtcgtcgccaaaggCAAGGCGTACACCACCTCGGACATTGACTACACCGTCAAG gtCGAAGCCAAGGGCCTCAAACCCCTGACCAAGTACTGGTATCAGTTTGCCGTCTGCGGCTCCGACAACAAGTCTCCCATTGGCCGCACCAAGACGGCACCAgagcaccacgacgacgtctccaAGTTGAGCTTTGCCGTCTTTTCATGCAGCAACTTCC CCAACGGTTACTTCAACGCCTACGGCAACGCTGCTCGCAAGGACAAGCACGACTATGTCATCCACCTCGGCGACTACATCTacgagacgggcaagggTGGCGAGCGTGCGACCAAGCCCACCGGCACCATCTTCACCCTCGGCGACTATCGAACTCGCCATGGACTG TACCGCTCCGACGCGGATCTGCAGCTCCTCTCCAAGAACTTCCCATGGATTCCCACCTGGGACGACCATG AGTTTGCCAACAACGGCTACCGTGATGGCTTCAGCGGCCTCAACAACACCGAGGAGTCCTTCCTCAACGACGGCCCCAAGACTGGCCCCAAGGTCACTGTCGACAGCCGCAAGGTTAATGCTGTTCGCGCCTACTTTGAGTGGATGCCCATCCG ACAAACCGATCTGGACGACGGCCTCCGCGTGTGGCGCTCGTTCCAGATGGGCAAGCTGCTGGATctcatcatcctcgacaCTCGCAACTACGACCGCAGCATCACCTCCCTCG GCTGGAATGACCACTACATTGACCTCATTCACGACGACCCCAGCCGCACCCTCATGGGCTCCCGTCAGGAGAACTGGTTCTACCGCTCGCTGAGCGAGTCCCAGAACCGTGGCGCCAAGTGGCGCATTGTCGGAAACCAGATCGTCTTCTCTCGCATCCTCGAAAACGACAGCGGGTCGGTGAGCGGTGACAACTGGAGT GGCTACATCGCAAACCGCAACCGCACGCTGCAGCACCTGTACGACAACggcatcaccaacaacatCTTCCTCGCGGGCGACAGCCACCAGAACTGGGTCTCGGACATTACGTGGCTGGGCAACAAGCCCTACAACAAGGACTCGGGCGAGGGtgccgtgggcgtcgagtTCGCCGGCACGGCCGTCACGTCTAGCGGGCAGAAGGGTCCCATTGAGCCCGCTGCCGGTGACTACGCGCGCGGCATGATTGCGCGCAACGACGAGATGCAGTGGCAGGAGGGCTACTACCGCGGCTACTTTATCCTGACGGTTGCTCCCgaccaggcgacggcgcagtTTTACG GCTCCCCCTCGGTTGCGACGCGCAACTCGTGGGACATTCCGCTGGCCAACTTCACCGTCAAGGCCGGGACGAACCACCTGGCGCGGCCCATTGCAGGCGGCAAGGTCGAATCGGGCGCCatccgaggcggcgaggtcaagcACACGAATCTGACGCTCAACACCGACACCAAGGAGTGGAAGGTCATTGGGTTCGAAAAGATGTTTATCTAG
- a CDS encoding uncharacterized protein (COG:S~EggNog:ENOG503NVY2) encodes MTDSGDISPGTANGVSREASTTHAAQQPATNGALPSQDEVQAQKNGGGGSNGTSAPQTKPESHGSGLKKTVNPVKKGPPGGFDTTPLPDAPAGYTVRFCFRSAANLPPADFNTASSDPFLTATLKAANPKRHKEDPDLVHRTPTLRRTTEPEWNDEWIVANVPRTGFTLKCRLYDEDSPDSDDRLGNVTIRVPQVFEQWEGMPPPGKEFDAKKRMISKRAFLLKGLSSIVHSGTHITPRLTVSIEVLGRSDPPHAQMYTLGPTTWIKHFSPMIGRLTGIKVNATEEEDQNGTSSQAASSDADGKGKGKGKGKSQKYDFQANEMQLQGPVPPSLYHRYVQFRPVIGAMFASTGLRGKILNAALHKQHNRIYNFDRSTEYGTFEPCTEEAALQFLRMAHFDEGGRVFTYVLTLDGLLRFTETGKEFGIDLLSKHTMHSNVETYIACSGEFFIRRLQHAHTTDDPEPHEKTHPTEEISGGPPKADPPPNPSYYQLVIDNDSGTYRPDKSILPDLKAFLHRNFPGLGVVAMHWEDEKLQKMKEAQRNVKTKEGRMINVVMNSSMSSLSSVESELDARDSGWEQGKKSKREAALEAVEDPSKLKDVFGQVSHLKHGESSKV; translated from the exons ATGACGGACAGCGGCGATATATCGCCGGGCACGGCCAACGGTGTCTCTCGTGAGGCATCGACGACACAtgcggcccagcagccggcGACAAATGGCGCCCTCCCCTCTCAGGACGAGGTGCAGGCCCAGAAGAACGGTGGGGGTGGCTCCAACGGCACGAGCGCCCCCCAAACGAAACCCGAATCTCATGGATCAGGCCTCAAGAAGACCGTCAATCCCGTCAAGAAAGGCCCGCCAGGAGGCTTCGATacgacgcccctccccgacgcgccggcgggctATACTGTCCGGTTCTGCttccgctccgccgccaaTCTACCCCCCGCCGACTTCAACACAGCATCCTCAGATCCCTTCTTAACGGCCACGCTCAAGGCCGCGAATCCCAAGCGCCACAAGGAAGACCCTGACCTCGTCCACCGAACGCCGACCCTGCGCCGGACGACTGAACCAGAGTGGAACGACGAGTGGATCGTCGCCAACGTGCCGCGCACTGGCTTCACCCTCAAGTGTCGCCTATACGACGAAGACTCACCCGATAGCGACGACCGTCTCGGGAATGTTACGATACGCGTGCCCCAGGTCTTTGAACAGTGGGAgggcatgccgccgccaggaaaGGAATTcgacgccaagaagcgcaTGATCAGCAAGCGGGCGTTCCTTCTCAAAGGCCTTTCCAGCATAGTCCATTCGGGAACACACATAACCCCTCGGCTCACCGTCAGCATCGAGGTCCTTGGCCGATCGGATCCGCCACATGCACAAATGTACACGCTGGGGCCTACGACCTGGATCAAGCATTTCAGCCCCATGATTGGGCGCCTGACGGGTATCAAGGTCAATGCCACCGAAGAGGAAGACCAGAATGGAACGTCAAGCCAAGCCGCCTCGAGCGACGCTGACGGAAAGGGtaaggggaaggggaaggggaaaaGCCAGAAATACGA TTTTCAAGCCAACGAAATGCAGCTCCAGGGCCCAGTACCGCCGTCGCTTTACCACCGCTACGTCCAGTTTCGCCCCGTCATTGGCGCCATGTTTGCGTCTACGGGCCTGCGCGGCAAGATTCTCAACGCGGCACTGCACAAGCAGCACAATCGCATCTACAACTTCGACCGCTCGACCGAGTACGGGACGTTTGAGCCATGCAcggaagaggcggcgctACAGTTCCTCCGCATGGCCCATTttgacgagggcggccgtGTCTTTACGTATGTGCTGActctcgacggcctgctgcgcTTCACCGAGACGGGTAAAGAGTTTGGCATCGACCTGTTGAGTAAGCATACCATGCACTCCAACGTTGAGACGTACATTGCCTGCTCGGGCGAGTTCTTCATCCGCCGGCTGCAGCACGCACACACCACAGACGACCCAGAGCCGCACGAGAAGACGCACCCTACCGAAGAGATCTCTGGCGGCCCGCCCAAGGCAGATCCGCCACCGAACCCTTCGTACTACCAGCTCGTGATTGACAATGATTCGGGCACATATCGCCCTGACAAGTCGATTCTACCGGATCTTAAGGCCTTTCTGCACAGAAATTTTCCTGGGCTGGGTGTGGTGGCGATGCATTGGGAAGACGAGAAGCTGCAAAAGATGAAGGAGGCGCAGCGCAACGTCAAGACGAAGGAGGGCCGCATGATCAATGTGGTTATGAACAGCAGCATGAGCAGCCTCAGCTCGGTAGAGagcgagctcgacgcgcgcgacTCGGGCTGGGAGCAaggcaagaagagcaagagggaggcggcgctggaagCCGTCGAGGATCCATCAAAGCTCAAGGATGTGTTTGGGCAGGTCTCCCACCTCAAACACGGTGAGAGCAGCAAGGTCTAA
- a CDS encoding uncharacterized protein (COG:S~EggNog:ENOG503P81X), whose amino-acid sequence MSEKPPSSSSSAVAALSPLNRVTSPSLNLLPPNSPPRLFESAVEHFSSIPWCAALIHDRSAAGGPLPGNGQAAIAFISQCVNPVSTRHDQYVGRTLSHGHPYAATATAAGSSPPTSSTSSPLSSSDEAGDDGFEAERARGPPIRHMLSLFRPDDASQLRDPSRPILRVASLFALGGGTSGYGGIVHGGLIATILDESLGFVNELNTALGKEGDLFSASSVTASLNVKFLAPVTTTEKAICVTSWIEAMQGRKTILKAEVTNGKGEKLAVAESIWVAVKPRL is encoded by the coding sequence ATGTCCGAAAAGCCtccctcctcatcctcctccgccgtcgccgccctctcccccctcAACCGCGTCACCTCCCCGTCCCTCAACCTCCTCCCGCCCAACtccccgcctcgcctcttcgagtcggccgtcgagcacTTCTCCTCCATCCCCTGgtgcgccgccctcatccacgaccgctccgccgccggtggtCCCCTCCCCGGCAACGGCCAGGCGGCCATCGCCTTCATCTCGCAGTGCGTCAACCCCGTCAGCACGCGGCACGACCAGTACGTCGGGCGCACGCTCTCGCACGGGCATCCCTATGCCGCCACCGCTACTGCTGCCGGATCTTCTCCTCCCACTTCCTCCACCTCTTCTCCTTTGTCTTCTtccgacgaggcgggcgacgacgggtttgaggcggagcgcgcgcgcggtccgCCGATCCGTCACATGCTCTCCCTCTTCCGCCCAGACGACGCGTCGCAGCTGCGTGACCCCTCGCGGCCCATCCTGCGGGTCGCGTCgctcttcgccctcggcggcggcacgtcggGGTACGGAGGCATCGTGCACGGGGGGCTCATCGCCACGATCCTGGATGAGAgcctcggcttcgtcaacGAGCTCAACACTGCACTCGGCAAGGAAGGTGACCTCTTCTCTGCGAGCAGCGTGACTGCCTCCCTGAACGTCAAGTTCCTCGCtccggtgacgacgacggaaaAGGCCATCTGCGTTACGTCTTGGATCGAGGCGATGCAGGGGCGGAAAACCATTCTGAAGGCAGAGGTCACCAACGGAAAAggcgagaagctcgccgtggcggagagCATCTGGGTCGCCGTCAAGCCTCGGCTGTGA
- a CDS encoding uncharacterized protein (COG:S~EggNog:ENOG503PAD1~TransMembrane:7 (o20-43i55-75o103-120i129-150o178-198i347-368o380-404i)), whose protein sequence is MLEPVQKDGAGSLTGRQINILIAIERTGAGFSMVAIVLTLVTFVSFKKMRTMPNLFIVFASVANAGASIASMIGYDGLLRGESSTLCQAQAFLMQWFMQSDPWWSFAMAVNVYLVFFHNADPSSFRKYLWVYCLVCFGGPMVPAVTLLAIRDDVRGPIFGDAVLWCWIGPNWSLLRLYAYYIPIWMCILLSAVAYSAVGYRVFHYRNRLISLGIEGHEQPRKPSRSGSEGDSAEESLTRRGDAAYGVVVTEVHVTTGNTTAEQDPPLYPPATYHPVGITDYTFDPSWSALLPRDAPGSRDGQAQHHFETICTSENRRQPRSAALKSLRSTVARASMKLKRLDPVKMAYLRTSFIFAFAVLITWIPSSINRLYSITHHGQISFPLSVASGCVLPLQGVWNAIIYFTTS, encoded by the exons ATGCTCGAGCCGGTCCAGAAGGATGGGGCCGGGAGCCTCACCGGTCGCCAGATCAATATCCTCATCGCTATCGAGCGAACCGGTGCGGGCTTCTCCATGGTGGCCATCGTCCTCACGCTCGTCACTTTCGTCTCCTTCAAGAAGATGCGCACCATGCCAAACTTGTTCATCGTCTTCGCGTCCGTggccaacgccggcgccagcatCGCGTCCATGATAGGATACGACGGCCTGCTCCGAGGCGAGAGCTCTACCTTGTGCCAGGCACAAGCCTTCCTTATGCAGTG GTTCATGCAGTCGGATCCTTGGTGGTCCTTTGCCATGGCTGTCAACGTCTATCTCGTCTTCTTTCACAATGCGGACCCATCATCCTTCCGAAAGTATTTGTGGGTATATTGCCTGGTATGCTTCGGCGGCCCGATGGTGCCCGCCGTCACCCTTCTTGCCATTCGCGATGATGTTCGTGGGCCTATATTCGGTGATGCCGTG CTGTGGTGTTGGATCGGCCCCAACTGGTCCCTCCTGCGACTCTATGCATACTACATTCCCATCTGGATGTGCATCCTTCTGTCGGCTGTCGCCTACTCTGCCGTTGGGTATCGTGTCTTTCATTATCGCAATAGGTTGATAAGCCTAGGCATCGAAGGGCATGAACAGCCGCGGAAACCCTCGCGGTCAGGGAGTGAGGGAGACTCGGCAGAAGAG AGCCTCACCCGCCGCGGAGACGCCGCCTATGGAgtcgtcgtcaccgaggTTCATGTAACGACCGGAAACACGACCGCTGAGCAGGACCCGCCTCTGTACCCGCCAGCAACATATCATCCCGTCGGTATTACTGATTACACCTTTGATCCATCTTGGAGTGCGCTGCTGCCTCGAGACGCCCCCGGTTCCCGCGATGGCCAAGCACAGCACCACTTCGAAACGATTTGCACATCGGAGAACCGCCGACAACCGCGCTCTGCGGCTCTGAAAAGTCTCCGCAGCACCGTGGCGCGGGCCTCGATGAAGCTCAAGCGACTGGACCCGGTCAAGATGGCGTACCTGCGCACCAGTTTCATCTTCGCGTTTGCCGTGCTGATCACTTGGATCCCCAGCTCCATTAATCGGCTGTACAGCATCACGCACCATGGGCAAATCAGCTTTCCTCTCAGCGTCGCCAGCGGGTGCGTGCTGCCCCTGCAGGGTGTATGGAATGCCATCATCTACTTCACGACGAGCTAG